The following are encoded in a window of Cataglyphis hispanica isolate Lineage 1 chromosome 21, ULB_Chis1_1.0, whole genome shotgun sequence genomic DNA:
- the LOC126857342 gene encoding probable cytochrome P450 4aa1 isoform X1 — protein MALFASVDTPGEMWTCLAFLIIIYVIYALKDYIRILRFIFTLDGPKTVPILGNANAILEGNLIQRMTNEAQSYGRVFRIWLTLLPYVVLVEPEDIQVVLSSTKHTQKIFFYKLLNNFLGKGLITREIDKWRIHRKILQPAFHLHVLARFAGTFSKCADHLVDKLLEKDGKEVNITVFVNNSVYDILTETVLGMKVSRRSSNAEDDTPFRKGQVMVPYRFARPWLLIDWIYRLTAAGKSEEQQQKDLFDFCFRKMKEKRELLRQNSSFIDDETMSAENRKISLLEYMVEINERNPCFTDQDIIEECCTFMLAGQDSVGTATAITLFLLANNPTWQENCIAELDEIFGDDERSPTMQDLREMKCLDMCIKESLRLYPSVPVFARTLGQDVRIGKHVIPAGCGIFMAPYCTHRLSHHFPNPHDFKPERFSPENSQGRHPYAYIPFSAGPRNCIGYKFAMLEIKSIISAVLRKCRLEPIFGKEKVIAKFRMTVRATGGLWVKVISRKS, from the exons ATGGCGTTATTTGCTTCAG tTGATACACCAGGCGAGATGTGGACCTGCCTtgcttttctaattattatctacGTAATATACGCATTGAAGGATTACATCAGGATCCTCAGATTTATTTTCACCCTTGATGGACCGAAGACGGTACCTATTCTTGGCAATGCAAATGCCATTCTTGAAGGAAACT tgattCAGAGAATGACAAACGAGGCACAGAGTTACGGACGCGTTTTCCGGATATGGTTAACGCTCTTGCCATACGTCGTGCTCGTGGAGCCGGAGGACATCCAAGTCGTGCTGAGCAGCACGAAACACACGCaaaagatattcttttataaattgctcAACAACTTTTTGGGTAAGGGTTTGATCACGCGGGAGATTGACAAGTGGAGGATACACCGGAAAATCTTGCAGCCAGCCTTTCATCTTCACGTTCTCGCAAGATTCGCAGGAACATTTAGCAAATGCGCCGATCATTTAGTCGATAAACTGCTCGAGAAAGACGGAAAAGAGGTGAACATTACCGTGTTTGTCAACAATTCGGTCTACGATATATTGACCG AGACGGTTTTGGGGATGAAGGTGAGCCGAAGAAGCAGCAACGCCGAGGATGACACCCCATTTAGAAA GGGTCAAGTTATGGTGCCGTACCGATTCGCGCGTCCATGGTTGTTAATTGATTGGATCTACCGATTGACGGCAGCTGGGAAATCGGAGGAACAGCAACAGAAGGATCTGTTTGATTTTTGCTTCAGAAAGATGAAAGAGAAGCGCGAGCTTTTACGCCAGAACAGTTCGTTCATCGATGACGAAACAATGAGCGCGGAAAACAGAAAGATATCTCTACTCGAGTATATGGTCGAGATCAACGAGAGGAATCCTTGTTTCACTGATCAGGACATCATTGAGGAATGTTGCACTTTTATGTTAGCTGGCCAAGACTCGGTCGGCACCGCCACCGCGATAACGCTTTTCCTATTGGCAAACAATCCTACATGGCAGGAAAACTGTATCGCGGAGTTGGATGAGATCTTCGGCGATGACGAGAGATCGCCTACTATGCAGGATCTTAGAGAGATGAAGTGTTTAGACATGTGCATCAAAGAATCTTTGCGATTATACCCTAGCGTCCCGGTTTTTGCCAGGACACTTGGACAAGATGTAAGAATAG gaaAACATGTGATACCAGCCGGTTGCGGCATATTTATGGCACCATACTGTACACACCGTTTGTCTCATCATTTTCCCAATCCTCACGATTTTAAGCCAGAACGTTTTAGTCCCGAGAACTCTCAAGGAAGACATCCCTATGCCTACATACCTTTCAGTGCCGGTCCTCGTAATTGCATTG gaTATAAATTTGCCATGCTCgagataaaatcgataatcaGCGCGGTTTTGAGGAAGTGTCGATTAGAACCAATATTCGGCAAGGAAAAAGTGATAGCTAAGTTTCGGATGACAGTCAGAGCGACCGGTGGACTTTGGGTCAAAGTGATATCGCGGAAATCGTAG
- the LOC126857342 gene encoding probable cytochrome P450 4aa1 isoform X2, producing MWTCLAFLIIIYVIYALKDYIRILRFIFTLDGPKTVPILGNANAILEGNLIQRMTNEAQSYGRVFRIWLTLLPYVVLVEPEDIQVVLSSTKHTQKIFFYKLLNNFLGKGLITREIDKWRIHRKILQPAFHLHVLARFAGTFSKCADHLVDKLLEKDGKEVNITVFVNNSVYDILTETVLGMKVSRRSSNAEDDTPFRKGQVMVPYRFARPWLLIDWIYRLTAAGKSEEQQQKDLFDFCFRKMKEKRELLRQNSSFIDDETMSAENRKISLLEYMVEINERNPCFTDQDIIEECCTFMLAGQDSVGTATAITLFLLANNPTWQENCIAELDEIFGDDERSPTMQDLREMKCLDMCIKESLRLYPSVPVFARTLGQDVRIGKHVIPAGCGIFMAPYCTHRLSHHFPNPHDFKPERFSPENSQGRHPYAYIPFSAGPRNCIGYKFAMLEIKSIISAVLRKCRLEPIFGKEKVIAKFRMTVRATGGLWVKVISRKS from the exons ATGTGGACCTGCCTtgcttttctaattattatctacGTAATATACGCATTGAAGGATTACATCAGGATCCTCAGATTTATTTTCACCCTTGATGGACCGAAGACGGTACCTATTCTTGGCAATGCAAATGCCATTCTTGAAGGAAACT tgattCAGAGAATGACAAACGAGGCACAGAGTTACGGACGCGTTTTCCGGATATGGTTAACGCTCTTGCCATACGTCGTGCTCGTGGAGCCGGAGGACATCCAAGTCGTGCTGAGCAGCACGAAACACACGCaaaagatattcttttataaattgctcAACAACTTTTTGGGTAAGGGTTTGATCACGCGGGAGATTGACAAGTGGAGGATACACCGGAAAATCTTGCAGCCAGCCTTTCATCTTCACGTTCTCGCAAGATTCGCAGGAACATTTAGCAAATGCGCCGATCATTTAGTCGATAAACTGCTCGAGAAAGACGGAAAAGAGGTGAACATTACCGTGTTTGTCAACAATTCGGTCTACGATATATTGACCG AGACGGTTTTGGGGATGAAGGTGAGCCGAAGAAGCAGCAACGCCGAGGATGACACCCCATTTAGAAA GGGTCAAGTTATGGTGCCGTACCGATTCGCGCGTCCATGGTTGTTAATTGATTGGATCTACCGATTGACGGCAGCTGGGAAATCGGAGGAACAGCAACAGAAGGATCTGTTTGATTTTTGCTTCAGAAAGATGAAAGAGAAGCGCGAGCTTTTACGCCAGAACAGTTCGTTCATCGATGACGAAACAATGAGCGCGGAAAACAGAAAGATATCTCTACTCGAGTATATGGTCGAGATCAACGAGAGGAATCCTTGTTTCACTGATCAGGACATCATTGAGGAATGTTGCACTTTTATGTTAGCTGGCCAAGACTCGGTCGGCACCGCCACCGCGATAACGCTTTTCCTATTGGCAAACAATCCTACATGGCAGGAAAACTGTATCGCGGAGTTGGATGAGATCTTCGGCGATGACGAGAGATCGCCTACTATGCAGGATCTTAGAGAGATGAAGTGTTTAGACATGTGCATCAAAGAATCTTTGCGATTATACCCTAGCGTCCCGGTTTTTGCCAGGACACTTGGACAAGATGTAAGAATAG gaaAACATGTGATACCAGCCGGTTGCGGCATATTTATGGCACCATACTGTACACACCGTTTGTCTCATCATTTTCCCAATCCTCACGATTTTAAGCCAGAACGTTTTAGTCCCGAGAACTCTCAAGGAAGACATCCCTATGCCTACATACCTTTCAGTGCCGGTCCTCGTAATTGCATTG gaTATAAATTTGCCATGCTCgagataaaatcgataatcaGCGCGGTTTTGAGGAAGTGTCGATTAGAACCAATATTCGGCAAGGAAAAAGTGATAGCTAAGTTTCGGATGACAGTCAGAGCGACCGGTGGACTTTGGGTCAAAGTGATATCGCGGAAATCGTAG